Proteins encoded in a region of the Carassius gibelio isolate Cgi1373 ecotype wild population from Czech Republic chromosome B5, carGib1.2-hapl.c, whole genome shotgun sequence genome:
- the gal3st1a gene encoding galactosylceramide sulfotransferase, with product MMVGKSVRQWRSIGKGLILGALLTTCMILLYCLSAPEVQFGLQEVPVPYSCAHRPSAVHSSTISNSSHHASGQRTCTPQVDIMFMKTHKTASSTFLNILFRFGEKHHLKFAFPNSRNDFFYPSPFHRSQVKDYRPGMCFNIICNHMRFNAAEVAKVLPADTSYITILRDPADLAESSFHYFGRVVPLTWKLSGDDKLREFLKDPKLYYDPEGFNSFYLKNLLFFDFGQDNNLNPDDPKVDVAIHAIAKRFHLVMLVEYFEESLILLKDALCWDMEDLLFFKLNARKGSTVSKLTPELRAKALEWNAIDWKLYQYFNTTFWNKVDTYGRERMARDVAELRRRNAEMASICIEGGHAVDAGSILETSMQPWQPIGEKSIMGYNLKKNVDKAHGKLCRKMLTPELQYLTDMGVNLWITRLWGRIREILHW from the exons ATCCTGGGTGCGCTCCTGACCACCTGCATGATTCTTTTGTACTGCCTGTCGGCCCCAGAGGTCCAGTTTGGCCTGCAAGA gGTCCCAGTACCTTACTCATGTGCTCATCGCCCTTCTGCCGTCCACTCCTCAACGATCTCTAACAGCTCCCATCATGCCTCTGGGCAGCGAACCTGCACTCCTCAAGTGGACATCATGTTCATGAAAACCCATAAAACAGCTAGTAGCACTTTCCTCAACATTCTCTTTCGCTTCGGCGAAAAACACCACCTCAAATTTGCCTTCCCCAACAGCCGCAATGACTTCTTCTACCCTTCCCCTTTCCATCGCTCACAAGTGAAGGACTACAGGCCCGGAATGTGTTTCAACATCATCTGTAATCACATGCGTTTCAATGCTGCTGAGGTGGCCAAAGTGCTTCCAGCCGACACCTCGTACATCACAATCCTCCGGGACCCGGCTGATCTCGCGGAGTCCTCGTTCCACTATTTTGGACGCGTTGTACCTCTCACTTGGAAGCTTTCTGGAGATGATAAGCTGAGAGAGTTCCTGAAGGATCCGAAGCTCTATTACGACCCAGAGGGATTCAATTCGTTCTATCTTAAAAACTTGCTTTTCTTTGACTTTGGACAGGATAATAACTTAAATCCAGATGACCCAAAAGTGGACGTGGCCATTCACGCAATCGCCAAGCGCTTCCATTTGGTAATGCTGGTGGAGTATTTCGAAGAGTCACTCATCCTGCTCAAGGATGCACTCTGCTGGGACATGGAGGACTTGCTTTTCTTCAAACTCAATGCCCGGAAAGGTTCAACTGTGTCTAAACTGACCCCAGAGCTCAGGGCCAAAGCACTGGAGTGGAACGCCATCGACTGGAAGCTTTACCAGTATTTCAACACCACATTCTGGAATAAAGTAGACACTTACGGCAGAGAGCGCATGGCGAGAGATGTTGCAGAGCTGCGGCGCAGAAACGCAGAGATGGCTTCTATTTGCATTGAAGGAGGCCACGCTGTCGATGCAggaagcatcttggagacatcCATGCAGCCGTGGCAACCCATAGGTGAGAAGTCGATTATGGGATACAATCTGAAAAAGAATGTGGACAAAGCGCATGGAAAGCTCTGCAGGAAGATGCTCACGCCAGAGCTGCAGTATCTCACTGATATGGGTGTCAACCTGTGGATAACAAGACTGTGGGGTCGCATAAGAGAGATCCTTCACTGGTAG